CTCGTGCCGGCCACGGCGGCACTGTCAGCGCACTGGGCCACGGGGCAGAGCAGTGAGGAGGACGAGCATCTCGGCACGGTCCTGGCATGGCTGGACCCCGGCGGACACCTGACCGGCGCCGAGGCCGCCCAGATCGCCGAGGACCCGGTGGACAACCCTCCGGCCGGGCTGGCGACGGATCCCACCTTCGACAACACGGTGCTGGCACCGCTGATCCGGCGCTACCACGACAACGCCGACAACAGGGTGGAACGCGCCCGCGTGGAGTCCCGCATCGAGTCCGCGCTGCGGGATCAACTGATCCGGACGTGGCACCGGATGTGGCAGGCGATCGACCTACTCGTCGCGCTGGAGCCCGGCCGCCACGTCGCCGAGCGGTGGGACCACGACCTGGACGCGTTCACCCGAACCGCAGACTGGATCGAGACCAGCCCGGCCGCGCAACCGAAGCGCGACTCGGCGGTCACCGCCGCGATGAGCCTGTACGAGCTGGAACGCGCACAGGCGCGGTACGAGGCCCAGCGGGCCTTCGACGACCCCCTCGTCATGGCGGAGGCGCGGATGGCGGGCGAGGCCTTCGTCGGCACCGTCACGGCCGCCGAACCTTACCGCCGCATTGGGCGGCGCAACCTACCGCTGATCACCGTCGAGACGACCGACCCCGTACGCCTGCCCAGAGGCGAGAACCGCCTCCGCAGCCCCGCTCGCCTCGGACAGAAGGCGGAACTGGTGACGATCACCGAGGTGGGTGACCGGGTGCAGGTGGTGCTGGAGCTGTCCGAGGGCATGGGCAACGGGCGCGAACCGAAGCCGGGCAGTGTCCCCGAGCTGCACGAGGAGGTGTGCTACAGCCTGCGCACCACCAAGGTGCGGCGGATGCCAGCGTTCCCGCGACGAGAGGGGACGCCGTGGACGCACGGTGGGCCCCCGGCGGAGTACATCCCCACGGACGAGGACGCCCAGGAGGAATGGCAGTGACCACGCCGACCGTCTCCGACGTCGTCGATGACGCGATCGACCGACTGCTGAACGGACCGCACCGTGGCGTCGTGCTCGACTCGCCTCCCGGGGCCGGCAAGTCCCGGGCGGTCGTGCGCACCGCCGTGCATCTGGCCACCGCAGGGGAACCCGTGCGGGTCGTCGCGCAGACCAACTCCCAGGTCGACGACCTCGTCCACCGCATCGCCGAGACCGCGCCCAGCCTCTCGGTGGGCCGATACGCCGCGAAGGATTACGTGCCGCCGGACTGGCTACACCGACCGGGCGTCGCCATTCGCCAACGGCTGCGTGACCTGGCCGATGTGCCGATCGTGGTCGCCACGGCCGCGAAGTGGCTGGATCCGGTCGTCGAACAGCGGCGCCCGTGGGCGATAGTCGACGAGGCATACCAGATGCGCTCGGACACCCTGCTCCGCCTCGCGTTCATCTTCGAGCGTGCCCTGTTCGTCGGCGATCCCGGCCAGCTGGACCCGTTCTCCGTCGTCAACGTCGAGCGGTGGACCGGCCTGCCGTGGAATCCGATGCAGAGCGCCGTCGCGGCCATGATTGCCAACAACCCCGAGATCAAGCCGCTGCAGCTACCGTACTCCTGGCGGCTGCCTCCGTCGGCGTCGGCGCCGGTGTCGGCGGCGTTCTACCCGCACGTGCCGTTCCAGTCGGCGCCCGAGCAGGGGCGGCGGCGGATGTGGCTGCCCACGAACGGGCTCGGCGGCATTCACGACCATGCCGTCGAGCGGGCCGCCGAATCCGGTTGGGCCTATGTCGAGCTGCCTGCCCAGCACACGCTGCGTACGGACGCCGAGGCCGTCGAGCACGTCGTCGCCGTCGCCGTACGCACCTTGCAACGCGGCGCCATGGTCGAGTCGCGGAACGAGCCCGATGGCGCGCCCGTGCGGTCGGACCGGATCGCCATCGGCGCGGTACACCGTGATCAGGTCGCCGCTATCAAGGACGAACTGACCCGCGTCGGCCACCGGGCCATCCGCGTCGACACCGCCAACCGGCTGCAGGGCGCCGAGTTCGACGTCGTGGTGGTGCTGCACCCACTGTCCGGGCGCCGCGACGCCACCGCGTTCCACCTGGAATCCGGACGGCTGTGCGTGCTGACCTCCCGACACCGCCACGCCTGCATCGTGGTCGGACGGGCCGGCATCGCCGAGCTTCTCGACGCGCACCCGTCGGTCGACCCGGTCCCGCTCAACACGAGGCCGAAGTTCCCCGACGGCTGGGAAGCCCACCACTGCATGCTCGAACACCTCAAGCGGCACCGCATCCGAGCCGCCTAGACCAGCACCAACCTCCGCGCACGCGATCAGCACCCGGAAACTGGCCGATCGCGCGGTACCCCCTTGCCCAACACACCGGCGGCGCCGAGCCACCGCCACCAACCGCGAAAGAGGCTCCGATGAAAGTTCTGCACACCTCCGA
This is a stretch of genomic DNA from Micromonospora sp. WMMD1082. It encodes these proteins:
- a CDS encoding AAA domain-containing protein is translated as MAVTTPTVSDVVDDAIDRLLNGPHRGVVLDSPPGAGKSRAVVRTAVHLATAGEPVRVVAQTNSQVDDLVHRIAETAPSLSVGRYAAKDYVPPDWLHRPGVAIRQRLRDLADVPIVVATAAKWLDPVVEQRRPWAIVDEAYQMRSDTLLRLAFIFERALFVGDPGQLDPFSVVNVERWTGLPWNPMQSAVAAMIANNPEIKPLQLPYSWRLPPSASAPVSAAFYPHVPFQSAPEQGRRRMWLPTNGLGGIHDHAVERAAESGWAYVELPAQHTLRTDAEAVEHVVAVAVRTLQRGAMVESRNEPDGAPVRSDRIAIGAVHRDQVAAIKDELTRVGHRAIRVDTANRLQGAEFDVVVVLHPLSGRRDATAFHLESGRLCVLTSRHRHACIVVGRAGIAELLDAHPSVDPVPLNTRPKFPDGWEAHHCMLEHLKRHRIRAA